The Chryseobacterium sp. JV274 sequence ATACGTTATAATACAAGTGGATTTTTAGAATACTCAGATGGAGAGCAATGGATTGCCCTGCCTCTTACAGCGCCAACCAAAGCACTTGTGAATGCCAATAAGACCTCTGTGCAAAGTATTGGAAATAATACATCCACTCCAATATCAGGCTGGAATGAGACTGTTGATTTAGGTACTGCTGTTCCCAATGGGGACTTTGATCCTTCCAATGGTACTTTTACAGCTCCCCGCGACGGATTTTATCTGGTGTCTTTTAATATTACACTAGCTAATGGAAACATTCCTAAAAATACTTTTATAGAAACCGCAATAGAAAGTAATCAGAGCACTGAGAATATTCCCATATTCAAAACATTAAACTCTTATCCTGCGTTTCAGGCAGGAGCAGTAAGCAATTTTATAAGCGGAAACTGTAACGCCATTTTCAACCTGAAGACAGGTAATACGATTAAATTCAGCGTTAAACATAATCTAGGTTCTGCAAGGAATACCTTAAATGATGGAAAATTAAATAATCTAAGTATTAGTGAGCTATAAAAATAAAATGATGATACAGCCATATAAAATCAAAGAAATATCCTTAGTCTTCACTCTTCTGCTTCTGGGAGTGCTTCATGTGAGTGCACAAATAGGATTTGGAGTAGGAAATCCTACAAATCCCGTTGAAATCAATACCGATGCCGGGAAGGTTGTTATAGACAATACGGGAAGGTTGGGAGTAATGGTTCCCAGTCCCAGGGTTGCTGTAGATTTACGCAGTGGAAATAATGGTTCAGTGGCAATAGGCAATACAGATAAAATGGCCAGCCAGGCTGGGGCAGGAGCTTTACGGTATGTTGCAAGTCCGGCCATTGGGGTAAAAGGATATTTAGAATTTTCTGATGGTATAAACTGGGTAAGTTTTTTTCCTAAAGGTAAACCCCGTATTGTAGTAATGGCCAATAAGGTAACCCAGGATACCTATCTGTTTGAAAGTGCAACACCCTCAGAAATAGGAACTAAACCTGGTATTGTACAGCGCAGGTCGTCCTACTTAACCAATTGGGTAGAAAAACTTGACTCAGATTCAGGGGTGCCTACAAACAATTTTGATCCGGCTACAGGAGAGTTTGTTGCTCCCCGAACCGGAGTATATTTTGCGACCTTTACTTTTGCACTGCAGTCCAGCCAGGTTAATACTGGAGGAAATAACCAGACAGAAGCCATTTGGGAGGTCAGAAATCAGGGAGGTACAATCACTCAAAGGGTAAAAACAAATAATGGATATGCTTCTGATACAGGAGCCAGTCCCAATGCTGTGGCAGTAGGTTCTGCATGTACCGTAAGTGTTTATTTGAACAAAGGAGACCGGTTAAGACCTTTTACCTGGATCACAGTAGCGTTTGACGGTACAATAAGCCAATTTGATATATCAGGAAGCGGAGCATACAATTCTCTGACGATCGTAGAACAATAGCGATATTGATTCATAAACAGGTTCTGAAAATATAAATTTTAATTATGGGAATCTTGCTGCTTTATCATTGTTTGACTAACAGCAATTGACTGAAAACAATACACAAATGTCTTAATATATGTTTAGAGGCATCCTTTTCAGGGTGCCTCTCAAATTATTTTTATCTGTTATTACTGAATTCCTGATTTTTAATAAAATATCTTCCTGTTCTGAACTTTTATTAAATGTGCATTATGCATTTTTTTTATTGTTCTGATAACTGTTTCCACGCGTAGTCCCGTTAAATTAGCTAACTGCTGTCTGGTGAGGGGAATCTGGAATGAATATTTGTTATTATCATTATTACCCTTCAGATAATCCATTACCGTTTTGAGCTTATTTAAGGGATTCGGTGAGGAAACATTAAATAACATCACATATTTGTAATATAGCCGCTCAGCCAGGCATTTAAACATTTTGGAGGAAACTTCCGGATTTTGTTCCAGTAAACTGAAGAAATCCGTTTTGGATAATTTAAGAACAGTACAGGTAGTTTTAGCTGTAGCATTGGTAGGATATACCTTTTCATCAAAGAGAAAAGATTCTCCAAAACTTTCTCCGTCATACAAAATGTTTTGAATAAATTCTTTGCCGTCTTCGTGATAATTGTTTAGTTCAACAATACCATTAATAATCTGATAATAAAACTTTGGCAAATTTCCTTCATGAAAAATCGTTTGATTCGCTTCAAAACTTTCATAATTTGCACCGTAGGCTAATAATAAATCTTTACTTATTATCATGTCTTTAAATTTTATAAGTTAATAATGAATTATTTTTAAAAAATTTATAAAACGCACAACAAAAAGCAAACCATATTCAGCAATTTTTGGAAAAAAAATACCACATTTTTTGCTTGCTTTTTTTAATTCCTTCACGACCATCTAGAATA is a genomic window containing:
- a CDS encoding Crp/Fnr family transcriptional regulator: MIISKDLLLAYGANYESFEANQTIFHEGNLPKFYYQIINGIVELNNYHEDGKEFIQNILYDGESFGESFLFDEKVYPTNATAKTTCTVLKLSKTDFFSLLEQNPEVSSKMFKCLAERLYYKYVMLFNVSSPNPLNKLKTVMDYLKGNNDNNKYSFQIPLTRQQLANLTGLRVETVIRTIKKMHNAHLIKVQNRKIFY